In Kwoniella bestiolae CBS 10118 chromosome 3, complete sequence, the genomic stretch TATATCCTATAAAGCTAACAATCCATGTAGAATGGCTCGAAATGGAAATTGGTATCAccggtggtgaggaggatggtgtcGACAACACCTCTGTTGACAACAACTCTCTCTACACTCAACCCGAAGACATCTGGGATGTCTACTCCGCCCTTGCTGCTATCTCCCCCAACTTCTCGATCGCTGCCGGTTTCGGTAACGTCCACGGTGTCTACAAGCCCGGAAACGTCGTTCTTCGACCAGAGCTCCTCGGTAAACACCAAGAATACGCCGCCCAACAACTCAAGGGCGAGAAGGGTGAGAAGCCTTTGTGAGTGTTATTTCATGTCGATCCATTTCACCCCTCCACGCTACCCAAATAGACAGTGCCCAGATCTCCATCAATGAGATACTGAGGCGATCCGGTCAGCGAAGAAAAATGTTCTTTTACATCACATTTAGAGCTTGCTTCCTCTACCCTTTAATGTCGTTGTGCTACCGTACAACGAGCACTCAAGGTTATCTACTGGCTCCTTTTGAGCGGTTCTAGCAGGGTGTGGGTCGTGGGGAAGGAGGTGTCATATTGATGTCACATCACGTCCTTGTGCTAGTGTTTGTCACTGTAAAGCACAACGCTAACACGTTTATCGCTCGTAGATACCTCGTCTTCCACGGTGGTTCCGGATCTACCAAGGAGGAAATCAAGACCGCCGTTGTTAACGGTGTTGTCAAGATGAACGTTGACACCGATATCCAGTTCGCCTACTTGTCAGGTGTCAGAGACTTTGTCCTCAAGAAGGCCGACTACCTCAAGACCCAAGTCGGTAACCCCGAGGGAGCTGACAAGCCCAACAAGAAGCAATACGACCCTCGAGTCTGGGTCCGAGAAGGTGAAAAGACCATGGTTGAGCGAGTCAAGGAAGCTTGTGTTGATCTTGGTAACGAGAACAGAGCTTAGGTTTTGGTGAAGTGAAAAGTAAAGAAGTATAGTTTGGTTTTGTAGCTTGTAGTCTTGAGTTGAGcaggatgaaagatgagaagtcAATGCATTTGATACCTTGCAAAGTGGCAGGCACCTTTTCCAGTCGATCCTCCAACAGTCTATACTGAGCTGTGGCAAAGTCACATTTGTCTGTCAAGATAATTCCCAAACTTGCCTCGGGATGTTCGACCGCGATGGGAAGTTACAACAATGATACCCTGGATCAGGTGATGAGGTGTTCATTGGGACAGATACTCTTGTTTCGTTTACAGATTTCCACGCTAATAATGATTGTCCTTCAGTCTTTTCAAAGAGGAGCAGTATAGGTAGGGCGTAGAGGTGACAGCGCAACATGCAAGGCAGGAAACCCCAAGCAGATCCAAGGTCTCGTCTCTGCGCCATGAATGGAATTTAGGGAATCAAACTCGTATGAACTTTACGATCCGTTCATCTCTTCCCCCTTAAGATTGCTCAATGGACCGTCTACACCGACTAGAAAGGATCGATCTTTGCGGAGAAGGTCGAACTGATGTCTCGTAAAGAAGTAAATGAAAAGAAGGACCGACGTACTGCGTCACAGCAGAGCCTAGACCAGAATACATTTCGAGTCGATCGTTTCTCCACTGTACTCGTCCTGTATACTTGTATATTCGGAAATAAACTATATATACCAGGTCAATCCACTTAAATCGTCTTGTCTCTTTTCTTGTTCCCTCAGCTATTACACAGCACGCCACTCGACTTATCTCataacatctcttcttcatataGGATCTTCTCATCCTAATCAAGCAATCATCGCTCAACATTCAATATGGACTATCCTACCACAGCATCGTCTATTCAGCAAATGATTTCCGGCTTCGGATCCTTGAACAAATCTCCACGAGCCTCTGCCATATCCCAGAGGATCCGATCTCACCGATTCGAACGATCCTTCAGTCCGCTGCAAAGAGCACTATCGGAATTATCACAATCGCAGCTAAATCGCTCATTCCTTGGTGATCCAATCGTATCCGGTGAAGAATGGGCCAGATATCACTCGCTGGGTGTACCGGAAGGTAAGATGTTGGCGAGAGATAAGTGGAAC encodes the following:
- a CDS encoding fructose-bisphosphate aldolase 1; protein product: MSAKGALSIVPAGVLSGDDTRKLFTYARDNKNVTSSSTVNSTLEAARAINSPIIIQISQGGAAFFAGKALPNGNQEASIAGAVAAAHFVRSIAPSYGIPVVLHTDHCAKKLLPWFDGMLDADEAYFKEHGVPLFSSHMLDLSEESKEDNIKDCVFYFKRMAKMNQWLEMEIGITGGEEDGVDNTSVDNNSLYTQPEDIWDVYSALAAISPNFSIAAGFGNVHGVYKPGNVVLRPELLGKHQEYAAQQLKGEKGEKPLYLVFHGGSGSTKEEIKTAVVNGVVKMNVDTDIQFAYLSGVRDFVLKKADYLKTQVGNPEGADKPNKKQYDPRVWVREGEKTMVERVKEACVDLGNENRA